A portion of the Candidatus Pristimantibacillus lignocellulolyticus genome contains these proteins:
- a CDS encoding VTT domain-containing protein has translation MDAFLKFLESFGPLGLAIHSFLDAVIFPIPAFFTQVSLSMAHPQSALWLATIGFIACLLGTPVGYLIGRFFGAAILQRLLKPEWIEKATHYFTTRGSSAILIGAFTPIPFKVFTILSGVMKYPLWQLMAYAVVGRAVKFYVVGVLFYMYGKAAESMVSNVSLYIFLIAVPIIVIFILIRKQLQKKKALKASALQENSNQTIES, from the coding sequence ATGGATGCATTTCTTAAATTTTTGGAAAGTTTTGGACCTTTAGGATTAGCTATACATTCCTTCCTAGACGCCGTAATTTTTCCTATTCCCGCATTTTTTACCCAGGTATCTTTAAGTATGGCTCATCCTCAATCAGCATTATGGCTCGCAACGATAGGTTTTATTGCTTGTTTGCTTGGTACTCCAGTAGGATACTTAATAGGTCGATTTTTTGGTGCCGCTATTTTACAACGTCTTTTAAAACCTGAATGGATTGAAAAAGCTACTCATTATTTTACGACACGAGGTTCAAGCGCAATATTAATCGGTGCTTTTACTCCCATTCCATTCAAAGTATTTACGATATTATCTGGTGTAATGAAATATCCGTTATGGCAGTTAATGGCTTATGCAGTAGTAGGTAGAGCTGTTAAATTCTACGTAGTAGGTGTTCTATTCTATATGTATGGTAAAGCTGCAGAATCTATGGTCTCTAACGTATCTCTATATATTTTCCTTATAGCTGTACCGATCATTGTTATCTTTATTCTTATTCGTAAACAACTTCAGAAGAAAAAAGCACTTAAAGCGTCTGCCTTACAAGAAAATAGCAATCAAACTATTGAATCTTAA
- a CDS encoding UDP-N-acetylglucosamine--LPS N-acetylglucosamine transferase, whose translation MSKKRVLLLSEGFGSGHTQAAHALSEGLKQLNPDLSTKVFELGSFLNPTVAPLIISAYRKTVSSQPKVVGMMYRSNYRKPTNGIAKLALHRLFYTQALRIVRQLKPDLIICTHPIPNMIISRLKKDRINTPLITVITDYDAHGSWVNPEVNQYLVSTTIVKQRLLDKGVSENQVSVTGIPIHPKFWKTIDRDHIRSRFHLQNLPTVLIMGGGWGLLHEDSALSYMTKWRETTQLIICVGSNDDMRKKLLDDPLFQHHNIHIIGFTAYINELMDVCDLLVTKPGGMTCTEGFNKALPMLFYEPIPGQEEENCDHFINMGFGEMLTSNDTVDRWFKLLHEEQSLLEYRQKLKNTRDNTYSPQACPKAVLQFM comes from the coding sequence ATGAGTAAGAAAAGAGTATTGCTGCTATCCGAAGGCTTTGGTTCTGGCCATACCCAAGCAGCCCATGCTCTTAGTGAAGGCTTAAAACAACTTAATCCTGATCTTTCAACTAAAGTATTTGAGTTAGGTAGCTTTCTCAATCCAACCGTAGCTCCGCTCATCATTAGCGCCTACCGAAAGACGGTTAGTTCGCAACCGAAAGTTGTAGGGATGATGTATCGAAGTAACTATCGTAAACCAACGAACGGAATTGCAAAGTTAGCACTCCATAGATTATTTTATACACAAGCACTAAGAATCGTACGACAGTTAAAGCCAGATCTTATTATATGTACACATCCTATTCCGAATATGATCATTTCTCGTCTGAAAAAAGATCGAATCAACACACCTTTAATTACAGTGATTACTGATTATGATGCTCATGGTTCTTGGGTCAATCCAGAGGTTAACCAATATCTAGTCTCAACTACAATTGTAAAACAACGACTACTTGATAAAGGTGTAAGTGAAAATCAAGTATCTGTAACTGGCATACCTATACATCCCAAATTTTGGAAAACTATTGACCGTGATCATATCCGTTCTCGTTTTCATCTCCAAAACCTACCTACTGTATTAATAATGGGTGGTGGTTGGGGATTACTTCATGAAGATAGTGCTTTATCTTATATGACCAAATGGCGAGAAACAACGCAACTGATCATTTGTGTAGGTTCCAATGACGACATGAGAAAAAAACTGTTGGATGATCCACTATTCCAACATCACAACATACATATTATTGGCTTTACTGCTTATATTAACGAATTAATGGATGTCTGTGATTTATTAGTAACAAAACCAGGTGGGATGACTTGCACAGAAGGATTTAACAAAGCATTACCGATGTTGTTCTATGAACCAATTCCAGGTCAAGAAGAAGAAAATTGTGATCACTTTATAAATATGGGGTTTGGGGAAATGCTTACTTCAAATGATACCGTTGATCGCTGGTTCAAATTACTGCATGAGGAACAATCTTTATTGGAATATCGACAAAAACTTAAAAATACGCGTGACAATACTTATAGTCCGCAAGCTTGTCCGAAGGCTGTACTGCAATTCATGTAG
- a CDS encoding kinase-associated lipoprotein B, translated as MEQQTAFEIGQLVQAKVRTGIYIGEVYEIYSPRLVVKILAVIKHPDQGDLHNPNEPDVAMFHERRALSYTEKTTVLPRDVQPYSGSIPDYKESLLIAANQQLNQLHKLNQWTGKSMVILKELLQDYER; from the coding sequence ATGGAACAGCAAACAGCATTTGAAATTGGTCAGCTTGTACAAGCAAAGGTACGTACAGGTATTTATATTGGTGAAGTATATGAGATTTATTCTCCACGTCTTGTTGTAAAAATACTTGCGGTTATCAAACATCCAGACCAAGGTGATCTACATAATCCTAATGAGCCTGATGTAGCTATGTTTCATGAACGTAGAGCACTGAGCTACACAGAGAAAACAACAGTCTTACCAAGAGATGTTCAGCCATATAGTGGTTCGATTCCGGATTATAAAGAATCGTTACTTATAGCTGCCAATCAACAGTTGAATCAACTACACAAACTCAATCAATGGACGGGGAAGAGTATGGTCATCCTTAAAGAGCTACTACAAGATTACGAGAGGTAA
- a CDS encoding cation diffusion facilitator family transporter, protein MTQYEEIKEGEKGAWISIASYLVLSSIKLMIGYTFLSGALVADGYNNLTDIIASIAVLIGLKISQKPPDEDHPYGHFRAETIAALVASFIMATVGIQVLIDAIRTMVKGEYHTPNILTAWVAIGAAIVMVAVYMYNNRLAQKINNQALRAAAKDNLSDALVSIGAAVGIFGAQLNMPWLDPVAALIVGIIICKTAWEIFTTSTHALTDGIDEKVLKKLHTTVSNTKGVCEITDLKARVHGNNVLVEVSVQVDPELSLIESHTICDEIERRLFKKHNILNVNVHVEPLEEKNNNDEYNI, encoded by the coding sequence TTGACGCAGTATGAGGAAATAAAAGAAGGCGAAAAAGGTGCATGGATTAGCATTGCGTCGTACCTAGTTCTTTCGTCGATTAAACTTATGATAGGTTATACTTTCTTGTCAGGTGCACTAGTTGCGGACGGATATAATAATCTAACAGATATCATTGCTTCAATTGCGGTATTGATTGGATTGAAAATATCGCAGAAACCACCGGACGAAGATCATCCTTATGGACATTTTCGTGCAGAGACGATAGCAGCTCTAGTTGCTTCATTCATTATGGCAACTGTAGGGATTCAAGTACTTATCGATGCAATTCGTACCATGGTTAAAGGTGAATATCATACACCCAATATATTAACTGCTTGGGTTGCCATAGGAGCAGCAATTGTTATGGTAGCAGTATATATGTACAATAATCGACTGGCTCAAAAGATTAACAATCAAGCGTTAAGAGCTGCAGCGAAAGATAATTTATCCGATGCTTTAGTAAGTATTGGCGCTGCGGTCGGTATTTTTGGGGCGCAACTGAATATGCCTTGGTTAGATCCAGTGGCAGCTCTAATCGTAGGTATTATTATCTGTAAAACAGCGTGGGAAATTTTCACAACATCTACACATGCCCTAACCGATGGTATCGATGAGAAAGTACTGAAAAAACTTCATACTACGGTATCAAATACGAAAGGTGTATGTGAGATTACTGATCTGAAGGCACGAGTTCATGGTAATAATGTGCTTGTAGAAGTTAGCGTTCAGGTTGATCCAGAATTATCACTTATTGAGAGTCATACGATATGCGACGAAATCGAACGTAGACTATTCAAAAAACATAATATTCTCAATGTAAATGTGCATGTAGAACCATTAGAAGAAAAGAATAATAATGATGAATATAACATATAA
- a CDS encoding stalk domain-containing protein, which yields MYTNLQFKNFRGSVIIAGLTALLLVFSVFSPISAYAEQPMISNGKIQTKKNNFNVVVLGDSLAAGYQKGFDSTSVPYGFGEIVYEQAMFQGNRATYTNYGVLGLRSSGLLNWLTAMEKQQHITANEVQQGLKDPRVDTIIGDTKALHESITGADLIVLSIGGNDFLNILAGLDLTKSVSSMSADEKNALVTQLQASTDNYKKNLTNILTIIQSLNSDVVIASQNQYLPLPKMKFNGVESYLQVSPDLAELLVGAQTNLNKEFDSIIEAFKKSGLHIDYIDAAAVIDGNALGLTDIATLDVHPNATGYQKLGEAYSNLLWGEYKTAAPRKAGDPLSVIVNGKDVVSTYPTKVINGRTYLVLRDITTAVGAELSWSNKTETATVKLNDRVVELKVGSNSYLVNGKSYPLDAPVFLSKIGKENKTYVPIAALSSGLDLFVQYWGKQKLVFVNN from the coding sequence ATGTATACAAATTTACAGTTTAAAAATTTTAGAGGAAGCGTCATTATCGCTGGATTAACCGCGCTATTACTTGTATTTTCTGTCTTTTCACCTATTTCAGCATACGCTGAACAACCAATGATCAGTAACGGAAAAATACAAACGAAAAAAAATAATTTTAATGTTGTAGTTTTAGGTGATTCTTTGGCTGCAGGTTACCAAAAAGGGTTCGATTCGACTTCTGTACCTTATGGATTCGGAGAAATCGTCTATGAACAAGCCATGTTTCAAGGTAATCGTGCAACATATACAAATTATGGAGTACTGGGATTACGTTCAAGCGGATTACTGAACTGGTTAACTGCTATGGAAAAACAACAACATATTACTGCAAATGAAGTGCAACAAGGATTGAAAGATCCAAGAGTGGATACGATAATTGGAGATACTAAAGCATTACATGAATCCATTACTGGTGCTGATCTTATCGTACTTTCTATTGGCGGAAATGACTTTTTAAATATTCTTGCAGGGTTAGACCTAACGAAAAGCGTCTCTTCTATGAGTGCTGATGAAAAAAATGCACTTGTAACACAACTACAAGCATCTACTGATAATTACAAAAAGAATTTGACTAATATTCTAACAATTATTCAAAGTCTCAATTCTGACGTAGTTATCGCTAGCCAAAATCAATATCTACCTCTACCTAAAATGAAATTTAACGGTGTAGAATCCTATCTTCAAGTATCACCCGATTTGGCAGAATTACTTGTTGGTGCACAAACTAACTTGAATAAAGAATTTGATTCTATTATAGAAGCTTTCAAGAAATCAGGGTTACACATTGACTATATTGATGCAGCAGCAGTAATCGATGGTAATGCTCTTGGGCTTACTGATATCGCAACATTAGATGTACATCCAAATGCAACAGGCTATCAAAAATTAGGGGAAGCTTATAGTAACTTGCTATGGGGAGAATACAAAACTGCAGCTCCACGAAAAGCTGGAGATCCACTATCTGTCATCGTTAATGGTAAAGACGTGGTCAGTACGTATCCGACGAAAGTTATTAATGGTCGTACTTATCTAGTATTGCGCGATATTACAACTGCAGTTGGAGCAGAACTATCTTGGAGCAATAAAACAGAAACAGCAACTGTTAAATTAAACGATCGTGTAGTAGAATTGAAAGTTGGTTCTAATAGTTATCTTGTAAATGGTAAATCATATCCATTAGATGCTCCAGTCTTTTTATCGAAAATTGGTAAAGAAAATAAAACTTATGTACCAATTGCCGCTTTATCTTCAGGATTAGACTTATTCGTGCAATATTGGGGCAAACAAAAACTAGTGTTTGTAAATAATTAA
- a CDS encoding C40 family peptidase, whose product MSYSIKYKVTTAALAVSLFVGGLSITATPSAYAAEVSAVNQQAEVTWGVNMRTSSNSSSSVIRMLSKGETVTVIGFASNGWLQVQDKNGKKGYISNASKYTEVVGSSSNNSGSNSGSNSGSSSNGSNTATSSSVEKVIAAGMKYLGTPYEYGSNRNTTTTFDCSDFVRQAFKEALGITLPADSRQQGTYVKNLGKTVTKISDLKRGDLMFFMSSKGSSASSYAGINKSTQRITHVGIYLGDGQILHTYSNAGGGVTTSKVTGNSWEYRFLYGGSALK is encoded by the coding sequence ATGAGTTATTCAATCAAATACAAAGTAACAACTGCAGCACTTGCAGTGAGTTTATTCGTAGGAGGTCTGTCTATTACTGCGACTCCTAGCGCATATGCAGCAGAAGTAAGCGCGGTTAATCAACAGGCAGAAGTAACATGGGGAGTTAACATGAGAACTAGTTCTAACTCTAGTAGCTCAGTTATAAGAATGTTATCAAAAGGGGAGACTGTTACTGTTATTGGATTTGCATCTAACGGATGGTTACAAGTTCAAGATAAAAACGGTAAAAAAGGATATATATCCAATGCTAGTAAATATACTGAAGTTGTAGGAAGTTCATCTAACAATTCAGGTTCTAATAGTGGATCTAACAGTGGGTCAAGCTCTAACGGCTCTAATACGGCTACTAGCTCATCTGTAGAAAAAGTAATTGCTGCTGGTATGAAATATTTAGGAACTCCATATGAATATGGTTCTAATCGTAACACGACAACAACTTTTGATTGTTCAGATTTTGTTAGACAAGCCTTTAAGGAAGCATTAGGCATTACTTTACCAGCTGACTCTAGACAACAAGGGACATATGTGAAAAACCTTGGTAAAACAGTAACTAAAATTAGTGATTTGAAACGTGGAGACTTAATGTTCTTCATGTCATCTAAAGGATCAAGTGCTTCTAGTTATGCTGGTATTAATAAATCCACTCAAAGAATTACTCATGTTGGTATTTACTTGGGTGACGGACAAATACTTCATACGTACTCTAATGCTGGAGGCGGCGTAACAACAAGTAAAGTTACAGGGAATAGTTGGGAGTATCGCTTCTTATATGGCGGTAGTGCCTTGAAATAG